The Pleuronectes platessa chromosome 11, fPlePla1.1, whole genome shotgun sequence DNA segment gtctgtgtgcaggctGCAGGAAAAACATGTAAAAGACGAGCAAATCGAACACTGGAAGAAGATTGTAAAGACTCAGGAAGATCTCAGGGATCTTCTCAACAAGGTGAGACTTAGATAAGTTGTTTCTGTGACAGTGGAAGCCTTAAACAAATTTCCGACTGCTGTGCAACTTTTTTAATTCCCTCAAGCGGTCAagacaattacatttattatcattttaaaCTTTCTAggtcaaaaatgtgttttaaaacttcTCATGTTGAATGTAAAATAGTTTAGTTTATAATTCTAACTCAACAAGTTATTTATCCctgtttcactttcttcttcttcaagatGGTGTCGGCTAAGGAGCGGGTGAAGGAGCTCCACCAGCAGTATAAAGAAGCCAGTGAGGTCAAACCACCCAGAGACATCACGGCTGAGTTCCTAGTGAAGAGCAAACACCGGGACCTCACCTCCCTCTGCAAAGTGAGCTCAACCGATGTttcagaaaaagagagaaacgtAGAAAGAAGAGTGACGTAGAACAAAGTTACGATAAAGTTTCCGGCTGCAGTTATCTAGATTGTTAGTTGTCCAGAACAGATTCCTACGAGACACTTTCATGACTTCTTCAGATGTCTTGGAACGAGCAGGACTCAGATGGCACGACTTATAATAATCTTGTTACTGCAGTTGAGTTTAAAGAAGCTAACTGTTCCCACCTGCGTTTTGTGGAGTGGTGGATAACGtactgtctctgtgttttcatttactttGGTTTGAACCCTTTTGAAGCAGTATTCGATTTTCTAGGTTGATGATAAGTTGTGTCAGGAGGTCAACCACTATAGTCTGAACGACTGAAACTCTTAAGAAATACAAAGATCAAGTATTGGTGAGGAAGTACCAGCATGTAAAAGGGATGTTTAATGGACTGCGAGGTCAGGGCGCTGTGCAGAGAGCCAATGCCGTGCGATCTATGTAAACAAGACGGCCTGTGTTTAAGTGGTTTAATGCTTTGGTGGGATGTATTATTACGGCGAgtgctgctgttttatttttggcGCGGACAAATCACCTCCACTGCCGCGATGTGTATATTTTAGTAGGAGGTTTTCAGTTGGTTTAAACACAGCTGGTGTCTCGAGCTGGATTCGTCTGCAACTCATCCGCTGGCTGAGAAACCACTTCAAGGCTTTGAATCACGGCCTCACTGTCTGAATGTCTGcggaggcaaacacacacattttcagcaTTACAttaaagagagtgtgtgtgtgtgtacatgacaTGCATGACTACACCATATAACAAGGTGTTAAGGGTAATAAGGCGATGGCTGTAGCAGGCCTGTATAGATCAGATGTGATAGACTTGACTGAGTGGAGCTTGGTGCCCGGCGTGGTAGGTGGTATGGCCAGACTCTGCTTCCCTGTCATACTTGATTCTGTTGTGGTGAACTGATGAATAGGTGGAGTCGGCCCTTTCTGTCAGGACTGCTTGTCCTTTCTGCATGACCCGAAACCCTCTGGGTGTGCACCTgctacacacacgtgcacacgtaTGCCGTGCACACTCTCACCTAGTTCAAATGTGACTCATAGACTCGAAGAGCTggttatatctttatatatttagaCTGAATGTATAAAGATATAACCAGCTCTTTGAGTCTATGAGCCAAAAGTAAAGCAGTATTGTGTCTTTAAATCTTGAATATGTCTTTCTGCCTCGTCTGTGTAGGAGTACGACGAGCTGGTGGAGACGCAGGCTAaaatggaggagaagctgcaggagctggaggccaATCCACCGAGGTAACCCGTCCTGTGGAGGTTTCAGCACAATCTCTTTAACTGCAACCAAAAAACAAAGAACGGAGGCGCTCTGATTACCAGACGCACAGAGGACGTGTCGATTCATTCTCTGCCCAGGGTGGCGCTGTTCCACTGTATCTTTACTTTAATATATTCCTCTTGTTTAAAAACCTTTAAATGGTTACAAAACAGACTTGTTATTGTGCAGCAGCACACGCACACCCTGTCACAATGTTCCTATTTTAAAGGTGTTATTAAGTTGGGAGCAGATTTTTCCTCACTTGTGCATGAGTAAACCTGTTTCAATGATGTCAGCCTTCAACAAcgtgtctctctccccccccacctTGTTTTCCCACAGTGATGTTTACCTGTCGTCCAGGGATCGGCAGATCCTTGACTGGCACTTTGCCAACCTGGAGTTTGCCAACGCTACACCCctctccaccctctctctcaAGCACTGGGATCAGGTATGTACATGTACCCATTCAGAAATGTCACAACCGTGCCGTCCTGACAATGGACCTGTGAAGCAAAGACACTTGATCCTCTTAtgttctcatgtgtgtgtgatatgttTCACTAGTTTGATTATGAGATCTTCCTGTTGTGCTGCTTCCTTTCATAAGGAAGTTAATGCTGCTGGGATGATATATTTTTCATTGATCCACAGGACGATGACTTTGAGTTCACCGGCAGCCACCTGACGGTGAGGAACGGCTACTCGTGTGTCCCCGTGGCCCTGGCTGAAGGCTTGGACATCAAACTGAACACAGCAGTGCGGCAGGTCCGGTACACAGCATCTGGTATGTGTTCACAACTGTGACtaaaactgttttcatttgacAGATTTCCCACTTGAAatatgcagtgtgtgtttgacatgttGTTCATCTGTTGGACCTCCAGGCTGCGAGGTGATAGCAGTCAACACTCGCTCCACGACCCAGACCTTCATCTACAAGTGCGACGCTGTTCTGTGCACCCTGCCCCTCGGAGTGCTGAAGCAGCAGCCCCCCGCTGTGCAGTTTGTTCCCCCGCTGCCCGAGTGGAAAACATCTGCCATACAGAGGATGGGCTTCGGCAACCTCAACAAGGTTAGTGCCAATGTGGTGCTTAAGGCTTTATTAGAACACGCCTCTCTTCATCCCCTCCTAAGCAAACTACTGGATCACATTCACATGTTAGTGCGTTTAGTGTTAGCATTAGAGATTTGACTCATAAACCCTCAGTCACTACAAGAGAGAATTTCTCCCCTGTCGAGTCAGCATGGGAAAACAGTGAATCAGGTTGTGAATCATGCAGTGGGTCGTCACAGTGTGTTTTCCTGAGGGACTCCTCCTGctggtgtttctgctgcagtgtcCTTACGCTGGCACTCTGACCTTCAGCTTCTCGAGAGGCTCCTGCAGCCAAAACACAATGAGCTCAGCGTTCAGAATCTGTTCAGTCTCTTTACTTGCAGGTACACGTGTACGTTTCTTTTGGGCTTTTCCAGATTGGCACCTTCTGTATTCAACTTGCTCCCTCCATCACTTGCCTGTCGAATCTTTTTCGATAAAGTGGCAGGTTGATGGCGTACAGTTTGGAGAACAAGGAGTCCCCTCGTGATTCCATCTTCTGTCTTTGCTCAGATGAAGAATTTGAGTTCGAGGCTGTCGCGTGCAAGTGGTCGATGCTTCTTGCCAGCGTGTCGGTAATCCGATCAGAGTGCTCATTCTgtgctgctctctccctctgtagCCGAGCATCATCTGCAGCAGAGCAGTTACCTCCTAattctgctgcagcacagacagcacTGCATGATTATGCAATCTGAGCTGCTAGCAGACTTTAttaccagcagggggagctctACCATTCACACAGCAACGACTAGTGTTGCAGTCAATGTGCTGAGTGTGAGTTGCGTTCTTGCCTCAAATAAACAGTTTGATTGTTGTGTGACGGTTCTGGTTTTTGtgtcccccccctccttcagGTGGTGTTGTGTTTTGACCGTGTGTTCTGGGACCCGAGCGTCAACCTGTTCGGTCACGTCGGCTCCACCACAGCAAGTCGGGGCGAACTCTTCCTCTTCTGGAACCTTTACAAAGGTGATTTCACTCCCACTATTTGATTTGGATTATCCACGATTCTCAATTGGAAGCACGACTGTGCAGCACCTTCTTGAAAAGTATTACCGTCCTTGCATGCCCTTTGTTTATCTAagctaataaataaaacaacagtgtCTAAATCAAAGTGTGACATTTCCCCCGTCAGCCCCGATCCTACTCGCTCTGATGGCCGGCGAGGCCGCTGGCATCATGGAGAACATCAGTGATGACGTCATCGTGGGCCGCTGCCTGGCCATTCTCAAGGGAATATTTGGAAGCAGCGCTGTGCCGCAGGTCTGTACATCCGTCTGTAAGCACTAGAAATCtctagtctgtctgtctgtggctcacaTGTATGGAACATGTTTGTCCATCTAGAACATGATTGTCCATTCATCTTTCACTTCTTCCaccaaactgtttattttctgtccAAACGTCGGGCAGTGTTGATCCAGTGCAgcttcattttgtttgttgtttacagAAGACTAGGGCTGAATCTCCCCCCTTTGCGTTTTCCCTCTGGTTTTTCCAGTCCTTAAAGTGGAATGTCCTCGTTCCTGAAGCGAGACCCCCGTAGCCCGCACAGTGTGACAGCGAGCACATGTGAACGGCCCTCGCCGGTGGAGCCGCGTCCAAACCACGCGTCGTTATAAATCATTTGCTTATGGTTTCAAATTGGATAAAGTCATACGCATGAAGGCCAGATCTGGAGCCCGTCGCCATCCAGCTGTTTACAGGTTCTTCTCGATACCGTCATGGAAACCCCTAACAagtatgtgttgttgtttgttgccATGGCAGCCGAAGGAGACTGTGGTCACCCGTTGGCGTGCCGACCCCTGGGCGCGAGGCTCCTACTCGTACGTGGCGGCAGGTTCCTCGGGCAACGACTACGACCTGATGGCACAACCCATCACGCCGGGGCCGGCCATACCCGGAGCATCACAGGTAAACAAACAGAGCTGGTGCTGGTCGGAGCgtcacgtttgtgtgtgtttgtgtgtcagggtgaggaagaggaggcctcCCAGTTAGCCCACAACATTCAACCAAACCAAACCAGAGCATTTTATTCCCGACGCAGTTGTTTTCTTGGCTCTTTTCATGTTGGCGTGCTGAATAATGTGAACAAGTCATATTTTATGTGTTGACTGATGACTTCTGGCAGCTCGTTACCACAGCCCCCCCTCCCGTCTCTGGTTCTCTCCAGGCCCccattttccctttttattaTGTTGAGACAATCCAACATCCCTCTCagtgtggtttttctttttccccttctCAGCCCGTCCCCCGTCTGTTCTTCGCCGGCGAGCACACCATCAGGAATTACCCGGCCACGGTTCACGGCGCCCTGCTCAGCGGGCTCCGGGAGGCCGGACGCATCGCGGACCAGTTCCTCGGTGCCATGTACACGCTTCCCCGACAGGCCACTCCGGCGATCGCCAGCAACCCTCCACAGGCCCAGCCCACCCCCAGCGTCTGAAATGGATCCTGCCCCCCCCCGGGActgtttgttaaaaataaaagataaaggtTTACCCATAAACTGTAAGAGGTGAAAGATCCTGAAAGTCCAGGAAACAACTTTGCCACCTTGCCTTCTGACTGAAACAACAACACTCCTTACAGTTCAttttcagcttgtgtgtgtataacgCGGAAACGAGATTCTTTCACTGGACCATTTCAATTCCTCAGACTGGTGATATACGTTCAGCTGACCTACCTGTAACTAACAGAGACTGATGTGTCCCACTACAAAGACTGGGCTGTGAATAAAGCTCAGTTTCTATTACACTCTGATGTAATAATCCATCTGAAACTCAGTCTAAAAGGTGAAGCATGGCATTACTTTCGGTCCTCATAGAGTATTTGTGATCCCACGTTGGAGTGAGTATTTATGTACCTCTGTCTGAACGTTAAAGAATGTCTGGAAAGTATTTTACTACAACTTATACCCAGATATTGTACAAGTTAAAAATGACCAGTTCAGTGGCACTGGGTCCATCCTCTGAAACCTAAGCAAAATACATTATTTCCAGGGGCCTTGTCTTGGTCCATGAACTGTAGCTCGTACATTTGATTTCTGTCATTTAGGTCGCAGAGTAGAGAAGAAATAGTTTGTATTGAAAGCTAAAATATGAATTATGTTTAAAAGAATATTTGTGATTGTtacttttgttttcttatttttgcCGTAGAATTTATTATGGTTGTCATCAAACTTTTATATTGTCAACTGTTTTTGTTattaaaagaagagagaaatttCCACTTGAGACTagtgtgtttgcttgtggaCGAATTTTCAAGTACataatgtttatttaatgcAGCTTTTCTAGAACGAAATAATCTAAAATGTTCCTCTGTGGCctcaaaaaaatgtgttttagccTTTTGAACAAATCACATTTCGGCCTTTTGGtgaatttcttcaaatgtaaCCAGGTGTCCCTTGGACTTTAAGGTGGAATAGATTTCAGAGGACAAAGGTCACAGGGACCTCATGAGTCTCATGGAGACTGAAACAGCAGGCTGGGCACAAGCACACAACCGCAGGATGGTAATTTGAGTTCTACTTGTGTACAGAACCAACATGGCTGCTGCTCTGACCCTCCACTGACCCTCCTTGATTTCAGGTCTGGCTGCTTCCCAGTGTCTGTGGTACTGcgtgagagggggggtgggggggggtaaacGAGGGTCCCTGGCAGCGACTCCTTCATAGTGGGGGATCCGCTgaatgatggagggggggggcgggggattTAAACGGTCAACCATGAGCTATGGGTTGTGTTCCAGGGCTCCGTGCCCCTCTGTTTCCATCCCTCTCCAGCGTCACAGGCCCTGTTTTCCCCCGGAGCTGCGGTTATTATTATCGTGACCAGAGGAGATGTTTGATGTAACAACAGTAATCTGAGCCGGGGTTTTGGACGCCAGCACTCGGGTATTTTCACCTCCCTGGTAAACCATCGGCTCAGTGCAGCGTGTGTAGCTGTTGACTGGTTGAGGTTGTTTATCAGAGAAGCCTCCAGCCCACACTGACTGATGACTCTACAGACGCAGGACGTGGGACAGGGAGGGTTCTGGAGTGAGGAGGCGGCAGCGTGCCCCAGCACATCTCATGGGATTCATAGGTGTGGGGTGGAATGTGCACAGGTCCGCAGGTACAAACAGCTCCCACGCACAGCGATGGGTATTGAGGTAAACAATCCATCCTAATCAGATTCCCTGTGAATCCAGAAATTATACATCAGTTTAGAACTAGACTCAatggagcacatacctccgcccAGGCCCAGCACACACCCCAAAATCTGATCAAGCTGATATTTAACAGTTCTGTAAATTTgccagatccatgaattactccctgggaaaatgtctcacaatgttaaagaaagtgaaaataaaacctgTTTCGGGATCTGCAGCAATATTTCAGTTCTCCTTTGACACGTACGCATCCTCCCACCAAGCTCCCTGGcactttcagttgtttttgtgtaatcacgGTCACAAACAAACTGTTAACACATTCTTTTGACGTGAATCGATTCTCTAAATGAGTAAAAACCAgatcactgagcaggttcctcCTCTGCACTTGTTTAAAGGTTTATCTCTGACCTCAGGAACCCTCCGGCTGCTCTCACACATCCAACATATGACTCAGTTTTCACCTGTCGTGGGCAgtgaaacctcctcctcctcctcttcctccctctcactcctccatcctcctcctgcagggctGCTGACTCATTTCTCTGGATGACTTCACAGCACATATTCAggtcaggcagcagcagcaccgcgGCTCAGGGGTGCCAGCGTCCACACAGGCACCAGTGTGTCAGGGCAGCAGCTTCCTGCATGTGAACTCAGGGCAGATTaaacacagcaggagcaggGGGACGCTGTTAACCCGTGAAGAACATCACCAGTGAGAGGCCAGTTCACTGTGGTTCATGGATGATGGGACGATGGGACGATGAGATCACTCCTCAGACCCTCAGGAGCAAAACATTCGGTGAAGCTGCTCCAAGTCAATGAGGATCTGAGAGGAGCTTGGAATGCAAATTACAAACCCACCTATTAAGTCCAGCTTTTTGCTTGACTATGTTTTATAATTGTGTGTCTTAAGtattgaaatgtattttctaaCACTAGTATTTTTATCTTATTCGATTATTTTTTACTAAAATTTGAGCCTGgactttttgaaatatttttaatgCATTTCTTCAATTGCATTTGAATTGTTTAAAAGCTGCTTcacagttaaataaagtttgattgattgaatgatgAGTCACAGCCATGTTGACCAATGACATACATCTTCATGAGGTTCAACCCCCTTTTACCATATAAAAATGGCTGAACTGGGAGGAACAAGAACAAATTTATCATATATTTCATTGCTGTATATTTTTCACCTATCTGTATATTACTTGGGGACATTTATATTTGggtatttttcacttttccttcagtaaatatctgtactttctacccCACTACATGTATTACAATGCATTGCATCTcatgttcatattttttaaagtaatcAATAATGTGAGGGGAACTGGTTCACTTATCCAATCAGGGTGGAAAGGTAACATTAGACCACACCTCCTGTGTTTTCAGCATCATCTGCAGTTTTCTGGGTGATTCTTGTATGAAGCCAACTGCAGCACAGTAAGTCGACCGAGTCTCCACAAGAACTTTCACTTTAAAGAATTTCACAATATTGCAAAGAAAGTAAGTACGTTCACTCAGGTAGAAAAATGTATTGTGGTACTTCTACTTTCACTTGAGAACAGGTTTGTCTGTTGATTcttacttaagtaaaatgtttCCTCCACCACTGGTTCCCAGTTCATTTTGGTTTAACGAATGTTTTAACTTTATTGGTAGAACATTTCAGTGTTAATGTTACATCAGGAATCCAACTCTCTGTTGTCTATAAAATAGTTGATAAGTGTAATTACTGTGGAAAAATAGCCTGAATGTAAAGCAGGACCAAGACTCATTTAACTCACTACCTGAGCATTTCAATCTTTTGCCCTTAGTCTGCATCTAGAAATCCAAACCCTCCGCTCGGCTCTACACGTTCAGACTCGTGAGGAAACGTCTCACCTGAGATGAACCGACTGACGAGAGAGGAACCCGTCTGGTTTTCTTCACGTGAGGTTCATCAGACTGGTTTGTGCAGGAGCACAAGTTCTGCTGCACACAAGGTGAAACCGTTTAAGGGGAAAGCTGCGTGTGCTGACTCCGCATTCCACAGCAGCTTGTGGTTTTCCTCTTTGTACCTGAACAATTTGCCTCATTTGTCTAACTGCTTATTTCGCATACCGTCAGCTGTTGTTCcatttctctttcttacacacttacacacacacacacacacaccacctcagAATAAAAAACTTGCTGAGCTTGTTCGGCAAAATGTATAAAAAGACACAGCCTCACCGACACAGGTTTCCGACACGGAGGCGCGTTACAAACAGgttggttttttatttttattggaaTACATATGGTCTGCTGTACAGTTGGCAGCTTCGAGAGACCTACATGCAGAGTGCGCCAGCCACAGTAAGGTTAAAACATGCACAATGGATTAAGTCTAAAaacaggagaagaaaagaaaaaaaagatggagcAAAGAACGGCCTCCCCGACAACAACACACCGTCCGTCTGGCATCGCCGACACGCTGAGAGAAGCATCATCAAATCATATGTgacacacgtgtgtgtttgacacCTCTGACTGTcggcctccttctcctccacgaACATTTATACACATTAAAAAACTGCTGATTGTACAGGCCTCAAGTTCCTCTGTCTGTGCATGAGTGTAAGTGAGAGATCCAGTTATACACGTCGTCTTGTCATTCCTATTAGATTACTCCTATTagattgtttatatatatacatgtgagtgtgtgtgcgtgtgtgtgtgtgtgcgtgtgtgtgtttgtatgtttgtgtgtggggcctgcattgtgtgtctttctttgGCAGCATGTACAAACATACAGCACAGACCATGTACGAACCCTGAATTTATGAGCGAGGGAGAACAGAGCAGCGAAGAGGCCGGACCAATGAATGGGCCcccgattaaaaaaaaagaagaaaaacacacacacatggtgaaGCACTCAGCACTGCGGACCTGTTCGGCTCTGATAAAACGCACATAGCTTCTCTCTTCTATGGCTATGACACGACCCtggcttctctccctctctctccccccctccctctattTCAAATGGTCTCATCCCGTGGCGTCTCGTCGtgagaaacattaaaacaacaaaaacaacaaaatgcaggaagaagaagaagaagaagaactctcCAGGAGTGTAATAACAACGAGGaagtcaacaaaaacaaaagaaaataccATTCTTAAAATCAAGATGGACAAATACTTAATATAATTCAATAATAAGGCCCACTTTACAAAAGTACGAGATTTTCCTTAAATAAAATCTATCCGATATAGCTTCCAAAATAAGACATCTTTTGTTTAACAAAGAAATTTAAACATACATaagcagaaaacaacaaaaaaaacaacctcaactTGAATATTTCCCCTTTTATTTCAGTATTTTAGAAACACGCTGGCACCGTCTCTCACTGTAAACTGGGAATACTGTGGAATGATTTTGGCACTACTTTGGAAGGCGGAGATGCAGGCCATAGCTCAACAAGTATGATTCCATAATCGATTGCACGccaatttcctttttctttaagCCGCGAGATGATTCTTTAAATCCTCTTGTAATCTGGTTGGTGCAAAAACACATACCTGCCCGGTACGCCCAGCTCctgaaaacagattttaaatcccgggacacagaggaggaagctttTTGACAAAAGAGGGGACTAAAGGGGGCATTAGTCGTTTGAGGTCTTAAAGTTAAGTGCTGGTTAAGTGCAGATTACAGCCTACGCCACCCAACGACACCATGACCCCGGCTGCACAATGGAGGCTCTTTGAGGGGAAACGGGCCTGCTCCGCTGCCCGGGCGCCATTTCTGCCGAGCCACTCCAATCTCCACTAAGTACATTCTAGTCTACTTtacaaaagggaaaaaacatTGGCTTGTAAATAACGGATGTTTATACAAACACCGGCGGAGCTTTAGAGGGTTTCTGTAAAGTCTGTCTCTGGTATTTCAGCCGGCGAGGAGAGAGCGGCCTCCTTCCTCTCCGCTGCCTGACCACCTCCTCTCAACCACATCCTCCGCAGCCGTGTCCGAAATACTCTGCTACTGCTTCTGATTCTCCGACTCAACGAATGGTTTTTGAAACTGCCGTGGTTCAGGGGTCAGAGCGACAGGCGGACTCTGACACAGAACCCAGCTGCTTCTTTACAGCTCCACAGAAGCTTCACAAGTCTCGAGACCTGTAAAGTCTTCACTGGAGTCCCAGAGGACCAGTCAGTGGATTCCACCACGTCATCACGGGCTCTCGCCGCTGGAAGCCGCCACCAGCGACTGGTGGGTGGATTCCAGAGGAGTCCGGCTCGGTCAGCCGGGTCTGCAGTGGCGTTCATGTTCTGTAGGGCCTTGTGAGGAAGATAGCGTTTCACCCTTGCCCTTTTAAAAAGCCCCACTTTCTTTGAAGCCCCCCCAACAAGTCATAAAACCTACGGGTTCCGACAGCTGGCCTTTGccgaggacccccccccccccccgattccaGTGCTCTCCagtgggaggagggagacagaaaagaCAAGAGATGTAGAAGAATGAAGGGAAGTTACAGAGACACAGAAGCGGTGGAGGGATGAAACTGTTGCGTCCGCATGGCGAGGAGTGATTTATCGGGCTGGAGGGAAGGAAAGTGACACCAGATCATTCCTGGAGGCGTCGGTGTGAGAAGTCTCATTAACCAGCTGCCATGTACAGTAACACTAACCCCCGGTGATGTCGGCCATGAAGATAATTCTAAAAACAACCTAACAAACACATGTGCAGCTtacgacacacacacgctcacatgtCGGGCTTTGAACAGGAGCGCTGGCGGACATATTAATATCAACACACACCGACGGGCCACCACGTGACTCTCTGGCAGAGCCGGACATGTGATCCCCTCGTCCGTCTGAATTATCCCTGAAGTGCCCGTCACCGCCGAGccgcgtcctcctcctcctcctgtgtttaGACGCCCTGAGCCAAGACGGAGAGACGGGATTAGAGGcagccctgacctctgacctttcagcTACCCAGGGAGCTGCCCATCACTATCCGGTGACAGGCTGCTGGCCTCCGATAaaacagtaccccccccccccccccccccccccccccaccgccgccCCGTGAAGAAAATGGCACATATCACTGCTGTTCAGGGAAAATGAGATTCCAAAGAagatgcagagaaacagaggaggaggagaggaaggggcaGTTTGGAGTCTCTGGATGTAGTAAAAAGGAAAGTTGGAAGGGAGATCGAGGGGGAAGAGCTGGCACTTCCTCGTGGTAAATGAGAAGAGTGGAAGTCGAAACAATAACAGAGAGAGCACAGAAGGACTGTATGATCATCACGTCTTGGCAGCAGCACCGAGAGCTCTGAGCAGAGTGTCTGGTCTGGTTCTGCTCCATCATGAAGCCAGAGGAAGAGGCCACATGGCAGCCGGCGGACCGATCCAGAGGACGCAGCTTTCTGGGGCCGTTGCGGTCGGTGTTCTTTCGAAAGGAACTTTAAAAGTCGGGTTAGAAAAAAGAATGGCTTCCAGGGGAACGTAGGTTGACCTCAGTCGTCTTTGTTAATGTTCCGTGTCAAAATCACTCcgaatgtaaaaaatatatatataccatcAGTTCTACATGTCATTGAACTGCTCAGCGAGTGGAGGAACATGGGGTAAGTTTATACTTGTTAGAagcatcttcttttctttttatgtctCAAGGCACAGATGAACATACTGTTGATGTTTGTAGCTAAAGGTCGACAACCATCTTAGTTTGGATTTATCACCGAATTAGTATTTGCGTGATgatttgtggggggggggggcagtttgaCTGATCACCTGATCACCTCTCCTGCAGACCTCTACACAATAAAAGCCCCTGCACACACATGGAGTTATAAATATCACAGCTCTATGGTGGCTGGTGGAATAGAGGAGAACTCGGACAGATCTTTTTCCAGCAGGGTCCGACTCTGGAGATGTTCCGATACCAGCATCACTCAGGCCTCCAATACAGCTGGAGGTACAACACGATACCACCTGTTTAAAGTAAATTAGATTCATCCGATAATACTGCCATTTTCTTGTCACTTCTTCTTCCCCACTCCAATACAGCAGTTGTGCTGTGCTGCCACCGGCAAGGCTTGTTTTTAAGAGCTTTAGGAAAAAGGGATTTCTGGAAGTGTCGCTAAAATGTCAGCAATTTGGCAAAATTTCAGTCCCACAAGTGAAACGGCATCTGCACCGTCAGCAAGACCTCCGATTCGAGGGATTGGCACGACACTATCTCATAAAACACAATCTAATAaagatcttttatttttataaactgGGGCCGCACTCTAACATCTGTTTAAAGGAAGCAATGGgtttttctacattt contains these protein-coding regions:
- the kdm1a gene encoding lysine-specific histone demethylase 1A; translation: MDITRCTEKWVKQEKERPPTSIMQSNKKSDAGSSSSSSSSSAGAAAGGERAPVSDAQTGTSTSAAGALDVKKKERSSPSGESGGTPLPHQAGPGGADPDSAEVRRTSRRKRAKVEYREMDESLANLSEDEYYSEEERNAKAEKERKQVIPPPPPPVEEENESEPEEPSGVEGAAFQSRHPHDRMTSQEAACFPDIISGPQQTQKVFLYIRNRTLQLWLDNPKIQLTFEATAQQLEAPYNSDAVLVHRIHSYLERHGLVNFGIYKRVKPLPTKKTGKVIVIGGGVSGLAAARQLQSFGMDVTVLEARDRVGGRVATFRKGNYVADLGAMVVTGLGGNPMAVISKQVNMELAKIKQKCPLYEANGQAGERCTSVPKEKDEMVEQEFNRLLEATSYLSHQLDFNFLNNKPVSLGQALEVVIQLQEKHVKDEQIEHWKKIVKTQEDLRDLLNKMVSAKERVKELHQQYKEASEVKPPRDITAEFLVKSKHRDLTSLCKEYDELVETQAKMEEKLQELEANPPSDVYLSSRDRQILDWHFANLEFANATPLSTLSLKHWDQDDDFEFTGSHLTVRNGYSCVPVALAEGLDIKLNTAVRQVRYTASGCEVIAVNTRSTTQTFIYKCDAVLCTLPLGVLKQQPPAVQFVPPLPEWKTSAIQRMGFGNLNKVVLCFDRVFWDPSVNLFGHVGSTTASRGELFLFWNLYKAPILLALMAGEAAGIMENISDDVIVGRCLAILKGIFGSSAVPQPKETVVTRWRADPWARGSYSYVAAGSSGNDYDLMAQPITPGPAIPGASQPVPRLFFAGEHTIRNYPATVHGALLSGLREAGRIADQFLGAMYTLPRQATPAIASNPPQAQPTPSV